The following proteins are co-located in the Nonlabens ponticola genome:
- a CDS encoding SufE family protein, with translation MAQIKEIQEEIVDEFAMFDDWMQRYEYMIDLGKSLPVIKEEYKDDDHIIKGCQSKVWVHADLDQDKVIFTADSDAIITKGIIAILIRAWSGQKPADIIEADTGFIDEIGLKEHLSPTRANGLVSMIKQLKMYALAYQSQLN, from the coding sequence ATGGCACAGATTAAAGAAATACAAGAAGAAATCGTTGACGAGTTCGCCATGTTTGACGACTGGATGCAACGCTATGAATACATGATAGATCTAGGCAAAAGCCTACCAGTTATTAAGGAAGAGTACAAAGACGACGATCACATTATTAAAGGCTGCCAGTCTAAAGTCTGGGTACATGCAGATCTAGATCAGGATAAAGTTATCTTTACCGCAGACAGCGATGCGATTATAACCAAAGGTATCATTGCCATATTAATAAGAGCATGGTCAGGTCAAAAACCAGCCGATATCATTGAGGCAGACACAGGTTTCATAGACGAGATAGGCTTGAAAGAACACCTATCACCTACTCGAGCAAACGGCCTGGTATCCATGATCAAACAGCTCAAAATGTATGCACTGGCATACCAATCACAACTCAACTAG
- a CDS encoding component of SufBCD complex yields the protein MRYLSIVLMVILLISCKNEDKEEQLEPVQVSGNVYHGEFLHLDGRALFMNDMETYAVKVDSTMKELDQQAAQFKRSQYDMVAIKVTGELIENPFRKETGTGWEKMLVIKDIIEVQPAKTKSVMQMPATTIEENN from the coding sequence ATGAGATACCTATCTATCGTACTTATGGTGATTCTTCTTATTTCATGTAAAAATGAGGATAAAGAAGAACAATTAGAGCCAGTACAAGTTTCCGGAAACGTTTACCATGGTGAGTTCTTGCATCTTGATGGTCGTGCTTTATTTATGAATGATATGGAGACTTATGCGGTCAAGGTTGATTCTACCATGAAAGAACTCGATCAACAGGCAGCACAATTCAAACGTAGCCAATACGATATGGTAGCGATCAAGGTTACTGGCGAACTCATAGAAAATCCATTTAGAAAAGAAACAGGTACAGGCTGGGAAAAAATGCTGGTGATAAAAGATATCATCGAGGTACAGCCTGCAAAAACAAAATCGGTCATGCAAATGCCCGCAACAACAATTGAAGAGAACAACTAG
- a CDS encoding iron-sulfur cluster assembly protein yields the protein MEEINGQEIGEKVVRVLKTIYDPEIPVDIYELGLIYDVMVSTDADVKILMTLTSPNCPVAETLPVEVEEKVKSLKEVNDAEVEITFDPPWNKDLMSEEAKLELGML from the coding sequence ATGGAAGAAATCAACGGACAAGAAATAGGAGAAAAAGTAGTACGCGTGCTTAAGACCATCTATGATCCAGAAATCCCAGTAGATATCTATGAGCTGGGCTTGATCTATGACGTGATGGTAAGCACCGATGCAGACGTCAAAATCCTCATGACCCTAACCTCACCCAACTGCCCTGTAGCCGAAACGCTGCCCGTAGAAGTTGAGGAAAAAGTAAAGTCACTCAAGGAAGTCAACGATGCCGAGGTCGAGATCACTTTTGATCCACCATGGAATAAGGACTTGATGAGTGAAGAGGCCAAACTAGAACTAGGAATGCTGTAA
- a CDS encoding AsmA family protein, whose product MKKLLIVIGILATIFVIGLITANTIIKGKVVNFLENGLADNVDLKYEDLSMSLWSGSIRIDSIQVALSNQQDDEVHTSGYFNYLDIEGVDYWEYFFKDQIKIDLIRVDRNAVKYYQNRYQKPADSSGSKRNPLAEINKDILIKKFEIGSSSFDMYNKQADSLIMSIYDGKLSLVNLATDSLQIAKKIPVTYDDVSITTDSLYYKLNNLEHVQVRDFRLGKDQIDVIDFRIVPDYSIGEYNRQLDRERDYIKMDVDSLQIRNYDVQLEDKLLVRADRIEIFQPDAFLHRSKSLPDDLSYKPLYSEMLRKLSFDMQMDTILIKQAQVIYQEKMKADRPPGEIKFSQMDLTMVTVGNTQESGVKTNITADGIFQDAGDLHADWTFDVNDDQETFRFSGHIFNLPASNINRFTQPNLNIGFKGDLDEIYFDIDGDNINSITNMKMSFNEFKVELLEDQDNIFSKIASGIANIFVPKNSNNGDDDYRTGTGEAERDTSKSIFNFIWLSILSALIKTMT is encoded by the coding sequence TACTGATTGTTATAGGAATACTAGCTACCATTTTTGTAATCGGTTTGATTACTGCAAACACCATCATTAAAGGCAAGGTTGTCAACTTTCTAGAAAATGGTCTGGCAGATAATGTGGATCTCAAGTATGAAGATCTTTCCATGAGTTTGTGGTCTGGTAGTATAAGGATTGACAGTATTCAGGTAGCGCTTTCAAATCAGCAGGATGATGAGGTTCATACCTCAGGTTATTTTAATTACCTGGACATTGAAGGTGTGGATTATTGGGAATACTTCTTCAAGGATCAGATTAAGATTGATTTGATACGCGTTGATAGGAATGCGGTCAAGTATTACCAAAACAGATATCAAAAACCTGCCGACTCATCGGGTTCTAAGAGAAATCCGCTGGCGGAAATCAATAAGGATATCTTAATCAAGAAATTTGAGATAGGTAGTTCTAGTTTTGATATGTATAATAAACAGGCTGACTCGCTCATCATGTCCATTTATGATGGGAAATTGAGCCTCGTCAATCTTGCTACAGACAGTTTACAAATTGCTAAGAAGATTCCTGTTACCTATGATGATGTAAGTATCACTACAGACTCACTGTATTACAAGTTGAATAACCTAGAGCACGTTCAGGTGCGTGACTTTAGATTAGGTAAAGATCAAATCGATGTCATTGACTTTAGGATCGTTCCAGATTACTCTATAGGCGAGTATAATAGGCAACTAGATAGAGAGCGCGATTACATCAAGATGGATGTAGATAGTTTGCAAATACGCAACTATGATGTCCAGCTAGAAGATAAATTACTGGTAAGAGCAGATCGTATTGAAATCTTCCAGCCAGATGCTTTCCTGCACCGCAGCAAGTCCTTACCAGATGACTTGAGCTACAAGCCACTGTATAGCGAGATGCTGCGCAAGCTGTCGTTTGACATGCAAATGGACACCATACTCATCAAGCAAGCGCAAGTCATCTATCAAGAAAAAATGAAAGCCGACAGGCCACCAGGTGAGATCAAGTTTTCTCAAATGGATCTGACCATGGTTACCGTAGGTAATACTCAAGAATCAGGTGTCAAAACAAACATCACGGCCGATGGTATTTTTCAAGATGCTGGCGACCTGCATGCAGACTGGACTTTTGATGTAAATGATGATCAGGAAACGTTTCGGTTTAGCGGTCATATTTTCAATTTGCCAGCCAGCAATATCAATAGATTCACGCAACCTAATTTGAATATAGGTTTCAAGGGTGATCTTGATGAGATCTATTTTGACATTGACGGTGACAACATCAATTCTATCACCAATATGAAAATGTCATTTAATGAGTTCAAGGTAGAATTGCTGGAAGATCAAGACAATATCTTTAGTAAGATTGCCAGCGGTATTGCTAACATATTTGTTCCCAAAAATTCCAACAACGGCGACGACGATTACCGCACGGGAACTGGCGAGGCAGAACGCGACACCTCAAAAAGCATCTTCAACTTCATCTGGTTGAGTATTTTATCTGCATTGATTAAGACGATGACATAG
- the sufD gene encoding Fe-S cluster assembly protein SufD translates to MSFKDNILSSFMALENEVDTDSYVHSIRNKALNDFEEKGLPLRKDEAYKYTSLKKVFSQDYTLFPKKEAGIAYPEIKKYLIHQIDAYRIIFIDGIYSSHLSQTTHDKFDACLMSSTLSNPKYASVIENYYNKLAGDDSLTSLNTAFAREGAYIHIGENIQVEKPIEIVYFSTGNESALMVQPRNLVVVGKNSHVQIIERHQSLSENPVLTNAVTEIYADQRANLDYYKIQNDVDTASLIDHTSVEQQSDSEVRLHTFSFGGALTRNNLNFYQRGEHCNSLLNGVTIIEGKQHVDHSTLVHHTQPNCESYQQYKQIFDDRSVGVFNGKVLVDKIAQKINAFQQNNNILVSDKATINAKPQLEIFADDVRCSHGCTIGQLDEDALFYMQSRGIGKKEARALLMFAFANSVLESVKIPEIKSRITKLIAMKLQVDIGFDL, encoded by the coding sequence ATGAGTTTTAAAGACAATATTCTATCTTCTTTTATGGCCCTTGAAAATGAGGTCGATACAGATAGTTATGTCCACAGCATACGCAACAAGGCGCTGAATGATTTTGAGGAAAAAGGCTTGCCGCTGCGCAAAGACGAGGCTTACAAGTACACTTCTTTGAAGAAGGTTTTCAGCCAGGATTACACGCTGTTTCCTAAAAAAGAAGCAGGTATTGCATATCCTGAGATCAAGAAGTACTTGATCCATCAAATTGATGCCTATCGCATCATTTTTATTGATGGTATCTACAGCTCGCACTTGTCTCAAACCACGCACGACAAATTTGATGCTTGTTTGATGTCCAGCACATTGAGTAATCCCAAATATGCGAGCGTCATCGAGAATTATTATAACAAACTGGCAGGCGATGATAGCCTGACTTCTTTGAATACAGCTTTTGCACGTGAAGGTGCTTACATTCACATAGGCGAGAATATTCAGGTTGAAAAACCTATTGAAATCGTCTATTTCTCGACGGGCAACGAGAGCGCACTTATGGTGCAGCCTCGTAACCTAGTGGTTGTTGGTAAAAACTCTCATGTTCAAATTATCGAGCGTCATCAAAGCTTGAGCGAGAATCCTGTACTGACTAATGCAGTAACAGAGATCTATGCCGACCAACGTGCCAATCTAGACTATTACAAGATTCAAAACGATGTGGACACGGCATCATTGATTGATCACACGAGTGTGGAGCAGCAGTCAGATAGTGAGGTGCGCTTGCACACGTTCTCTTTTGGCGGTGCATTGACACGTAATAATCTGAACTTTTACCAGCGAGGTGAACATTGTAATTCTTTGCTTAATGGTGTGACTATCATTGAAGGAAAGCAACATGTGGATCACTCAACTCTAGTACATCATACGCAGCCTAATTGTGAGAGTTACCAGCAGTACAAACAAATTTTTGATGACAGATCAGTTGGTGTATTCAATGGTAAGGTTCTCGTGGACAAGATTGCGCAAAAAATCAACGCTTTCCAGCAGAATAACAATATTCTAGTGAGCGATAAAGCGACGATCAACGCAAAGCCTCAACTAGAGATTTTTGCAGATGATGTGCGTTGTTCACACGGTTGTACCATAGGTCAGCTGGATGAAGATGCGCTATTCTACATGCAATCGCGTGGTATTGGTAAAAAAGAGGCACGAGCGCTGCTTATGTTTGCTTTTGCCAACTCAGTTCTTGAAAGCGTCAAGATTCCAGAAATCAAATCACGCATCACAAAACTGATCGCGATGAAATTACAAGTCGACATAGGTTTTGACCTATAG
- a CDS encoding aminotransferase class V-fold PLP-dependent enzyme, with the protein MLDIHKIRADFPILNREVNGHPLVYFDNAATSQKPQQVIDKITEYYTLYNANIHRGVHALSQEATDLFEASREKCRAFFNIPEARQCIFTSGNTHSINAVASGAHVFVKKDDEVIVSAVEHHSNIVPWQMLCERVGAQLKVIPVLDNGKLDMDAYHDLLNDKTAFVVVNHISNALGVTNPVKEIIDAAHEVNAKVLVDGAQSCGHMKVDVQALDVDFYTMAGHKMCGPTGIGLLYGKEDALNELPPYQGGGEMIDQVTFEATTYAGLPHKFEAGTPNIAGGIALGAAVDYLNEVGMENIASYENELLEYGTEQLKKIDGLQIYGDVKEKAAVISFNVAQIHPYDIGTIVDKLGIAVRTGHHCAQPVMDRYQIAGTIRASFAFYNTKEEIDIMVQALQRAVMMLS; encoded by the coding sequence ATGCTAGATATCCATAAAATACGAGCTGATTTTCCCATACTCAACCGTGAGGTAAATGGTCATCCTCTGGTTTATTTTGACAATGCTGCGACCTCTCAAAAACCGCAACAAGTCATTGACAAAATCACAGAGTATTACACGCTTTACAATGCAAATATTCACCGTGGTGTTCATGCTTTAAGTCAGGAAGCAACAGATCTATTTGAAGCATCACGTGAGAAGTGCCGTGCCTTTTTCAATATTCCAGAAGCACGTCAATGCATATTTACCTCAGGCAATACGCACAGCATCAACGCAGTTGCTAGCGGTGCTCATGTTTTTGTCAAAAAAGATGATGAAGTTATCGTCAGTGCCGTAGAACATCATTCCAATATAGTACCATGGCAAATGCTATGTGAACGAGTTGGAGCGCAGCTTAAAGTGATACCTGTATTGGATAACGGCAAGCTAGATATGGATGCTTACCATGACCTACTTAATGACAAGACAGCCTTCGTGGTGGTGAATCATATTTCAAATGCTTTAGGCGTTACGAACCCTGTAAAGGAGATCATCGATGCAGCCCATGAAGTGAACGCAAAAGTCCTTGTTGACGGCGCACAATCCTGCGGACACATGAAAGTAGATGTTCAGGCGCTGGATGTGGATTTTTACACCATGGCTGGTCATAAAATGTGTGGTCCAACAGGCATAGGTCTTCTATACGGTAAAGAAGATGCGCTTAACGAACTGCCACCATATCAAGGTGGTGGCGAGATGATTGACCAAGTAACCTTTGAGGCAACAACTTACGCAGGCTTACCTCACAAATTTGAGGCAGGAACACCAAATATTGCTGGTGGTATCGCATTGGGTGCTGCCGTTGATTACCTCAACGAGGTAGGTATGGAAAACATCGCCAGCTATGAGAACGAGCTTTTAGAATACGGTACAGAACAATTGAAAAAAATCGATGGACTGCAGATCTATGGCGATGTTAAAGAAAAGGCTGCTGTCATCAGTTTTAACGTGGCGCAGATTCATCCTTATGACATAGGTACCATCGTCGACAAACTTGGAATAGCCGTGCGCACAGGTCATCATTGTGCACAACCAGTGATGGATCGCTATCAAATAGCAGGAACTATACGTGCGAGTTTTGCTTTCTATAATACCAAAGAGGAAATCGACATCATGGTACAGGCTTTGCAACGTGCTGTAATGATGTTATCTTAA
- a CDS encoding N-acyl homoserine lactonase family protein, with protein sequence MKNIIYLLALILSMASCQEFKKGFEDGYNEKTAELKAKDSLENLPEVKLHIFDGGSILAKKKVLFSEGDRYEGETQELASPFYVIQHPDGVLLWDTGLPEGLVGQGTVTPDGDAFEISREEKIESQLAAVGLDLGDVDMIAFSHVHFDHTGAANNFPAAQWLVQQTEMDFINSDAIKGNAFYAPDSFSQLADAEILDGDHDVFGDGSVVIKYYPGHTAGHQALFLNLKESGPVMLSGDTYHFAQNREDKVVPQFNHDIPESKESLKAFEQFVDETKAMVIIQHDPVDFKNTLAKTPLK encoded by the coding sequence ATGAAGAATATCATCTATTTATTAGCCTTGATCCTATCAATGGCTTCCTGTCAAGAATTCAAAAAAGGATTTGAGGATGGCTACAATGAAAAAACAGCTGAATTAAAAGCAAAGGATAGCCTAGAAAACTTACCAGAAGTAAAACTGCACATCTTTGATGGTGGTTCCATACTTGCTAAAAAGAAGGTGCTTTTTTCTGAAGGTGATCGATATGAAGGAGAAACGCAAGAGCTTGCCTCACCTTTCTACGTGATACAGCATCCAGATGGTGTGTTGCTTTGGGACACTGGCTTACCAGAAGGATTAGTAGGTCAAGGAACCGTTACACCAGATGGAGATGCTTTTGAAATCTCAAGAGAAGAAAAAATAGAAAGCCAGCTGGCGGCAGTAGGTTTAGATCTAGGTGATGTCGATATGATTGCATTTTCACACGTACACTTTGACCATACGGGCGCCGCAAATAATTTTCCAGCAGCGCAATGGCTAGTCCAGCAAACTGAAATGGATTTCATTAACAGTGATGCTATCAAGGGCAATGCTTTTTATGCGCCAGATTCTTTCAGCCAGTTGGCAGATGCTGAAATTCTTGACGGTGATCATGACGTTTTTGGTGACGGTAGTGTGGTGATCAAATACTATCCTGGTCACACGGCAGGACATCAGGCACTGTTTTTAAATCTTAAGGAATCTGGACCAGTGATGCTATCAGGAGACACCTATCACTTTGCTCAAAATCGTGAAGACAAGGTAGTACCGCAATTCAACCACGATATTCCAGAGAGCAAGGAAAGCCTAAAAGCCTTTGAGCAATTTGTAGATGAGACCAAAGCCATGGTCATCATACAACATGATCCGGTAGATTTTAAAAACACCCTTGCTAAAACACCGCTCAAATAA
- the sufC gene encoding Fe-S cluster assembly ATPase SufC, whose protein sequence is MLKIKNLHASIEDKEILKGINLEVKPGEVHAIMGPNGSGKSTLANVIAGREEYEMTDGEILLNDKDLTDLDPEERAHEGVFLSFQYPVEIPGVSVTNFMKTAINETRKAQGKEEMPAKDMLKLIREKSELLEIDRKFLSRSLNEGFSGGEKKRNEIFQMAMLEPKLSILDETDSGLDIDALRIVANGVNKLRSKDNATIVITHYQRLLDYIVPDFVHVLYQGRIVKSGGKELAHELEERGYDWIKEEAAV, encoded by the coding sequence ATGTTAAAGATCAAAAATCTACACGCCTCTATCGAGGATAAAGAAATACTTAAAGGAATTAACCTAGAAGTGAAGCCTGGTGAGGTTCACGCTATCATGGGACCTAATGGTTCTGGTAAGTCCACACTGGCAAATGTGATCGCTGGCCGTGAGGAATATGAAATGACTGATGGTGAGATCTTGCTCAACGATAAGGATTTGACTGATCTTGATCCTGAAGAGCGTGCGCATGAAGGTGTATTCTTGTCGTTTCAGTATCCAGTTGAAATCCCTGGTGTGAGCGTGACCAACTTCATGAAAACAGCCATAAACGAGACGCGCAAGGCTCAAGGAAAGGAGGAAATGCCTGCAAAAGACATGCTCAAACTCATTCGTGAGAAGTCTGAGTTGCTAGAAATTGATCGTAAGTTCCTTTCTAGATCATTAAACGAAGGTTTTTCAGGTGGTGAGAAGAAGCGTAACGAGATCTTCCAGATGGCCATGCTAGAACCTAAGCTATCCATTCTTGACGAGACAGATTCTGGTTTGGATATCGACGCATTGCGCATCGTGGCAAATGGTGTGAATAAACTGCGCAGCAAGGACAATGCAACAATTGTAATCACGCACTACCAGAGATTACTGGACTACATCGTACCAGATTTTGTACACGTATTGTATCAAGGTCGCATCGTCAAATCTGGCGGTAAAGAATTGGCGCACGAGTTGGAAGAACGTGGTTATGACTGGATTAAGGAAGAAGCTGCCGTGTAA
- a CDS encoding DUF2480 family protein, which yields MREEIINRVAQSKLQTLDLEDYYVPGTRSQIDIAPWLLDGMVLVESRFRESVKTTDFTAYQDHHVALHCSTDAIIPQWAWMLVQSELTGVAKTVIHGSLEDLEIHLYNKALENIDLEAYQNVPVIVKGCSNKPVPTSAYISITGKLQQVASSLMFGEACSAVPVYKKPKAR from the coding sequence ATGCGTGAAGAAATCATCAATAGAGTCGCACAATCAAAACTGCAAACGCTGGACTTAGAAGACTACTACGTTCCAGGAACACGCAGCCAGATTGATATTGCACCATGGCTGTTAGATGGTATGGTGTTGGTAGAATCACGCTTTCGCGAAAGCGTAAAAACCACAGACTTTACTGCATATCAAGATCACCACGTTGCCCTACACTGCAGTACAGATGCGATCATACCGCAATGGGCATGGATGCTGGTTCAAAGCGAGCTTACTGGTGTAGCCAAAACCGTTATTCACGGCTCGCTGGAAGATCTTGAAATTCACCTTTACAATAAAGCTCTGGAAAATATAGATTTAGAGGCATATCAAAATGTTCCTGTAATTGTCAAGGGTTGTAGTAACAAACCAGTGCCTACCAGTGCCTACATTTCCATTACAGGAAAGCTGCAGCAAGTGGCTAGCAGTCTGATGTTTGGCGAGGCCTGTAGCGCTGTTCCTGTTTACAAAAAACCTAAGGCTCGATAG
- a CDS encoding META domain-containing protein: protein MIKFVSLLSVLAILLQTNSCQDQQDAAQSNIVDNSTSMSVEQMEPSGFYDVVSIYDNDYSQLDLNMHFEGNRLSGYAGCNSYSTTINYDDGFSSGPVMATKRYCDKADYETQFFQALSETSYLTSTNDDQLTLHNSDGKVIMKAVKPKLIGSYTISKVKSNDLEEAGLTMNISKEDNYIITGSSGCNRYNGSFDLLPDGIDMGIIASTEMACTDNQEIEKEFITALYEITGHKFTTNGLLFTDMQGNEIITLKRSN, encoded by the coding sequence ATGATCAAGTTTGTTAGCTTATTATCCGTTCTTGCGATCTTATTGCAAACCAATTCTTGTCAAGATCAGCAGGATGCTGCTCAAAGTAATATCGTTGATAATTCCACAAGTATGAGTGTTGAACAAATGGAACCATCAGGATTTTATGATGTAGTCAGTATTTACGATAATGACTATTCGCAATTAGATCTTAATATGCACTTTGAGGGCAATCGCCTTTCGGGTTATGCGGGTTGCAACAGTTATTCAACTACCATTAATTATGATGATGGCTTTTCATCAGGTCCAGTAATGGCGACAAAACGCTATTGCGATAAGGCAGATTATGAAACGCAGTTTTTTCAAGCACTGAGCGAGACTTCATATTTGACCTCAACAAATGACGATCAACTTACCTTACACAACAGCGATGGTAAAGTGATAATGAAAGCTGTCAAGCCTAAATTGATAGGCAGTTATACTATTTCTAAAGTTAAAAGCAACGATCTTGAAGAAGCAGGTCTAACAATGAATATTTCTAAGGAAGATAACTACATTATCACAGGAAGCTCAGGCTGTAATAGATACAACGGCTCATTTGATTTATTGCCAGATGGTATTGACATGGGAATCATTGCTTCTACCGAAATGGCTTGTACCGACAATCAGGAAATTGAAAAAGAGTTTATTACGGCTCTTTATGAGATCACAGGTCACAAGTTCACCACAAACGGTCTTCTATTCACAGACATGCAAGGCAACGAGATCATCACATTAAAGAGATCTAACTAA
- a CDS encoding DUF3078 domain-containing protein, with translation MKKLILLLFVITAVTAQAQDAEEQPQGWSNGGIFQLLFNQSAFNAEWQGGGTSSLAGNLGLNYDINYLMDRTSWDTKIIAEYGITRQDGDEFTRKTNDRLELNTVYGYKIAEDSAWSYSFFLNALTQFTKGYNFGEDEDGNVTRTERTNFLSPGYFQAGPGMLYKKGDNLSVNIAPATARLIVVDGQFTDGPDYVDGAYFGVDAGETTRFELGASINALYNFQIAENVRMDNVLLLYSNYLDKPGNIDINYSTNINMKINEWLSANLIFQAIYDDNAVGAFQIREVFGLGLNYKLGDAREVQ, from the coding sequence ATGAAAAAACTCATCCTACTTTTATTTGTCATTACCGCAGTAACTGCTCAAGCACAAGATGCAGAAGAGCAGCCACAAGGCTGGTCTAACGGCGGTATTTTCCAACTGCTATTCAATCAAAGTGCCTTTAATGCCGAGTGGCAAGGTGGTGGTACCTCAAGTCTTGCAGGCAACCTAGGATTGAATTATGACATCAACTATTTGATGGATCGCACTTCTTGGGATACCAAAATCATTGCAGAATATGGTATCACGCGTCAGGATGGCGATGAGTTTACTCGCAAGACTAATGACCGTCTAGAACTCAACACCGTTTATGGTTACAAGATCGCTGAAGACAGCGCATGGTCCTATTCATTCTTTTTAAATGCGCTGACGCAGTTTACCAAGGGTTACAATTTTGGCGAGGATGAAGATGGTAACGTCACCAGAACCGAGCGTACCAATTTCCTATCGCCAGGTTACTTTCAGGCCGGTCCTGGCATGTTGTACAAAAAGGGTGATAACCTATCGGTAAACATTGCTCCAGCAACGGCACGATTGATCGTTGTCGATGGTCAATTTACTGATGGTCCTGATTATGTCGATGGCGCTTATTTTGGTGTAGATGCAGGTGAGACCACTAGATTTGAACTGGGTGCTTCCATCAATGCGCTATACAACTTCCAGATTGCCGAAAATGTGCGCATGGACAACGTGCTACTACTCTACTCTAACTACCTGGACAAGCCAGGAAATATTGACATCAATTACAGCACAAACATCAACATGAAAATCAACGAGTGGTTAAGTGCCAACTTGATTTTCCAAGCGATTTATGACGACAACGCCGTTGGTGCGTTCCAGATACGTGAGGTTTTTGGCTTGGGTCTTAATTACAAGCTAGGCGACGCTAGAGAGGTGCAGTAG